One region of Oxalobacteraceae bacterium OTU3CAMAD1 genomic DNA includes:
- a CDS encoding HAF repeat-containing protein codes for MLKMSAAVVLLGCAAMASAQRLHPPGLGERAGESSIAVDINSAGQVAGIIEEEDGRQRAVLWDKRLIELGTLGGDSAFTRGINAGGDVVGTAQNSDGRWRAFVHRAGVAMRDLGTLGGGSSYGMGINRSGQAVGYADTSDGYFRAFATNGDGPLTDLGTLGGKISYAAGINNHGDIVGTAALSDGYRRAFLYRPGAGMTNLGTLGGRSSSATAISDTGIVVGASETADRRWHAFMHDGAKMIDLGALIGYGSSFATAVNAAGHVVGSVRIGDERRAFVYRDGKMTVHPGGYGLYLVNSINAEELVIGAKYSAKRFEAATMRSSQPAVTTHGGQDLLTLGAVAITAAFGFVMYRRRYRGIALRAESHPGHIRARML; via the coding sequence ATGTTGAAAATGTCGGCGGCGGTGGTTTTGTTGGGATGCGCGGCGATGGCGTCGGCGCAGCGCTTGCATCCGCCCGGGCTGGGCGAGCGCGCTGGCGAATCGAGCATCGCGGTCGACATCAACTCGGCCGGCCAGGTGGCCGGCATCATCGAGGAAGAGGATGGCCGCCAGCGCGCGGTGCTGTGGGATAAACGCCTGATCGAACTGGGCACCCTCGGTGGCGACAGCGCCTTCACACGCGGCATCAACGCCGGCGGCGACGTGGTCGGCACGGCCCAGAACAGCGATGGCCGCTGGCGCGCCTTCGTCCACCGCGCCGGGGTGGCCATGCGCGACCTGGGCACATTGGGCGGCGGCAGCAGCTACGGCATGGGCATCAATCGCAGCGGCCAGGCGGTCGGCTATGCCGACACCAGCGACGGCTACTTCCGCGCCTTCGCCACCAATGGTGACGGCCCCCTGACCGACCTCGGTACGCTGGGTGGCAAGATCAGCTACGCGGCGGGGATCAACAACCACGGCGACATCGTCGGCACGGCCGCGCTAAGCGACGGCTACCGGCGCGCGTTCCTGTACCGGCCCGGCGCCGGCATGACCAACCTGGGCACCCTGGGCGGGCGCTCCAGCAGCGCCACGGCGATCAGCGACACCGGCATCGTGGTCGGCGCGTCGGAGACGGCGGACCGCCGCTGGCACGCCTTCATGCACGACGGCGCGAAGATGATCGACCTCGGGGCGCTGATCGGCTATGGCAGCAGCTTCGCCACCGCCGTCAACGCCGCCGGACACGTGGTGGGCAGCGTGCGCATCGGCGACGAGCGCCGCGCCTTCGTCTATCGCGACGGCAAGATGACGGTGCATCCGGGCGGCTACGGCCTGTATCTGGTCAACAGCATCAACGCCGAGGAACTGGTGATCGGCGCCAAATACTCGGCCAAGCGCTTCGAGGCCGCGACCATGCGTTCGAGCCAGCCGGCGGTGACCACGCACGGCGGCCAGGATCTGCTGACTCTGGGCGCGGTGGCGATCACGGCGGCATTCGGCTTCGTGATGTATCGGCGCCGCTATCGGGGCATCGCACTGCGCGCTGAATCACACCCAGGCCACATAAGGGCAAGAATGTTGTGA
- a CDS encoding DUF4124 domain-containing protein, which yields MNHHLRAPCAAVLCAAALAGNNAVAQSVYKCTVDGKISYSDIPCPASAAASSMLAVPKSPADVDGAAADLQRMQKESAALQKSRQKVEEREARESERASRAATTQRKRCAKLALTKKWADEDARGATNANADKARLRAKRAGESFSLECAH from the coding sequence ATGAACCACCATCTTCGCGCGCCTTGCGCCGCCGTGCTGTGTGCGGCCGCGCTGGCGGGCAACAACGCCGTCGCGCAAAGCGTCTACAAATGCACTGTTGACGGCAAGATCAGCTACAGCGACATCCCTTGCCCGGCCAGCGCCGCGGCGTCGTCCATGCTGGCCGTGCCGAAATCACCCGCAGACGTTGATGGCGCGGCGGCCGATTTGCAGCGCATGCAAAAGGAATCGGCCGCGCTGCAAAAGTCGCGTCAAAAGGTCGAGGAACGCGAGGCCCGCGAATCCGAGCGCGCCTCCCGCGCCGCCACGACACAACGCAAGCGCTGCGCCAAGCTCGCCCTGACCAAAAAGTGGGCGGACGAGGATGCGCGCGGCGCCACCAACGCCAACGCCGACAAGGCCAGGTTGCGCGCAAAACGCGCCGGCGAATCGTTTTCGCTGGAGTGCGCCCACTGA
- a CDS encoding FtsX-like permease family protein: MRRLSRWLLLGEWRAHPMRALVAIAAIAVGISLGFAIHLINAAAFNEFSSAIKGLSGVADVQVRGTEPAFDEAIYPILARRDGVTVASPVLEFDASVPGQRTALKIIGIDVFRAGFVAPDLIGVPANGDPNSTLADDTIFLSPAAQQWLQPVANQITLQVGVDQLQLRVAGSLQSARAGQRIGVMDLGAAQWRFDKLGQLSRVDLKLRDGVNRDAFKAQLEQDLQREYPGRFRVNQPNDQEQNSRNEGMSRAYRVNLTVLALVALFTGAFLVFSTQALSVIRRRSQFALLRVLGMDRRHLLRQILLEGLSLGIAGSAIGIAAGYGLAAAALHFMGADLGAGFFSGVQPTVHFTPVAAAVYFALGVGVSLLGCAAPAFDAARAKPAVALKSGTEEAAMSRLATAWPALACIALAALLSQAPPVFELPIFGYLSIALLLVGVIALMPRLAAIVFRFAHKRWSAATANRPGASPVLTLTLSRLANASSQAGIALGGVLSSFSLMVAMAIMVASFRVSLDYWLRQVLPADVYVSTIGAGTTAGLRPQEQAAIAGLPGVQKASFLRVRGISLAPGRPPVALLASIVNEQDPAQSLALVGETKPPAPGGPPPVWVSEAMVDLYEMTVGKRVEIPLNGKLHRFQVAGVWRDYARPTGSIQMRLSDYRAITGDQQVSSAALWLEPGAKPEDTVQALKRLPFASALETSAPSEIRDMSMKVFDRSFAITYLLEAIAIVIGLFGVAATFSAQTLARSKEFGMLRHVGVTRGQILSILAIEGGALTGLGIATGFVLGWVISLILVFVVNPQSFHWTMQLHLPWGLLAAVAGLLLAASALTALLAGRQSLSGGPIRAVREDW, encoded by the coding sequence ATGCGCCGCCTGTCCCGCTGGCTGCTGCTGGGCGAATGGCGGGCGCACCCGATGCGCGCGCTGGTGGCCATCGCCGCCATCGCCGTCGGCATCTCGCTCGGCTTCGCGATTCACCTGATCAACGCCGCGGCCTTCAACGAGTTCTCGTCGGCGATCAAAGGCCTGTCCGGCGTGGCCGATGTGCAGGTGCGCGGCACCGAACCGGCCTTCGACGAGGCGATCTATCCGATACTGGCGCGGCGCGACGGCGTCACCGTGGCCTCGCCGGTGCTGGAATTCGACGCCTCGGTCCCCGGCCAGCGCACCGCGCTCAAAATCATTGGCATCGACGTGTTCCGCGCAGGCTTCGTCGCGCCGGACCTCATCGGCGTGCCGGCCAACGGCGACCCGAATTCCACGCTGGCCGACGATACGATTTTCCTGTCGCCCGCCGCGCAACAGTGGCTCCAACCCGTCGCGAACCAGATAACCCTGCAAGTCGGCGTCGATCAACTGCAATTGCGCGTAGCCGGATCGCTGCAAAGCGCGCGCGCCGGCCAGCGCATCGGCGTGATGGACCTGGGCGCGGCGCAATGGCGTTTCGATAAACTGGGGCAGTTGTCGCGCGTCGACCTGAAACTGCGCGACGGCGTCAATCGCGACGCCTTCAAGGCGCAGCTGGAACAGGACCTGCAACGCGAGTACCCCGGCCGCTTCCGCGTCAACCAGCCCAACGACCAGGAACAGAACAGCCGCAACGAGGGCATGAGCCGCGCCTACCGCGTCAACCTGACGGTGCTGGCGCTGGTGGCCTTGTTCACCGGCGCCTTCCTGGTGTTCTCCACGCAGGCGCTGTCGGTGATACGCCGCCGCAGCCAGTTCGCGCTGCTGCGTGTGCTGGGCATGGACCGCCGCCACCTGCTGCGCCAGATCCTGCTGGAGGGCCTGAGCCTGGGCATCGCCGGATCGGCCATCGGCATCGCCGCCGGCTACGGCCTGGCCGCCGCCGCGCTGCACTTCATGGGTGCGGATCTCGGCGCGGGATTCTTTTCCGGCGTACAGCCGACCGTCCACTTCACGCCGGTGGCCGCCGCCGTCTACTTCGCGCTCGGCGTCGGCGTGTCGCTGCTGGGCTGCGCCGCGCCGGCGTTCGACGCCGCCCGCGCCAAACCGGCGGTGGCGCTCAAATCCGGCACCGAGGAGGCGGCCATGTCACGCCTGGCGACGGCATGGCCGGCCCTGGCCTGCATCGCGCTGGCGGCGCTGCTGTCGCAAGCGCCACCGGTGTTCGAGCTGCCGATCTTCGGCTACCTTTCGATCGCGCTGCTGCTGGTCGGCGTGATCGCGCTGATGCCGCGCCTGGCCGCCATCGTCTTCCGCTTCGCCCATAAGCGCTGGAGCGCCGCCACCGCCAACCGGCCCGGCGCCTCGCCCGTGTTGACGCTGACGCTATCGCGCCTGGCCAACGCCTCCAGCCAGGCGGGTATCGCGCTCGGCGGCGTGCTGTCGAGCTTTAGCCTGATGGTGGCCATGGCCATCATGGTGGCCAGCTTCCGCGTGTCGCTCGACTACTGGCTGCGCCAGGTCCTGCCGGCCGACGTCTACGTCAGCACCATCGGCGCCGGCACCACGGCGGGCCTGCGCCCGCAGGAACAGGCGGCCATCGCCGGCCTTCCCGGCGTGCAGAAAGCCAGTTTCCTGCGTGTGCGTGGCATCTCGCTGGCGCCGGGCCGCCCGCCCGTGGCCCTGCTGGCGAGCATCGTCAACGAGCAGGATCCCGCCCAATCGCTGGCCCTCGTCGGCGAGACGAAGCCGCCGGCGCCGGGCGGACCGCCGCCGGTCTGGGTCTCGGAGGCCATGGTCGATTTATACGAGATGACAGTCGGCAAACGCGTGGAGATCCCCCTCAACGGCAAGCTCCATCGCTTCCAGGTGGCCGGCGTGTGGCGCGATTACGCCCGTCCCACGGGCTCAATTCAAATGCGGCTGAGCGACTACCGCGCCATCACCGGCGACCAGCAGGTCAGCAGCGCCGCCCTGTGGCTCGAACCCGGCGCAAAACCCGAGGATACCGTGCAAGCGCTGAAGCGACTGCCGTTCGCCTCCGCCCTGGAAACGAGCGCGCCGTCGGAGATCCGCGACATGAGCATGAAAGTGTTCGACCGCAGCTTCGCCATCACCTATCTGCTGGAGGCGATCGCCATCGTCATCGGCCTGTTCGGCGTCGCCGCCACCTTCTCGGCGCAGACCTTGGCGCGCTCGAAGGAGTTCGGTATGCTGCGCCATGTCGGCGTCACGCGCGGCCAGATCCTGTCGATACTGGCCATCGAGGGCGGCGCGCTCACCGGCCTGGGCATCGCCACCGGCTTCGTGCTGGGCTGGGTCATCAGCCTGATTCTGGTTTTCGTCGTCAATCCGCAGTCGTTCCACTGGACCATGCAGCTGCATCTGCCTTGGGGTTTGCTGGCGGCCGTCGCCGGGCTGTTGCTGGCCGCGTCCGCGCTGACAGCCCTCCTGGCGGGCCGCCAATCGCTGTCCGGCGGGCCGATACGCGCCGTCAGGGAGGATTGGTAA
- a CDS encoding FAD-binding oxidoreductase, producing the protein MMAFLQECRALLGGAYVLDTDADMAPFLTDWRGRFTGKAAAVLRPGSVDQVAALVKACALHRVPLVPQGGNTGLVLGSIPDASGTAVVLSLARLNTIRQIDTINRTMTVDAGCILQQAQEAAAAEGCLFPLSLAAEGSCTIGGNLSTNAGGTAVLRYGNTRELCLGLEVVTPQGEIWSGLRGLRKDNTGYDLRDLFIGAEGTLGVITGAVLKLYPQPKASITALAALPSPAHALRLLVLMQDHCGSSLTGFELMSRYCLELVAQQFPQLPKPFADAHPQYVLLELSSSESERHAIDLLERAIGAALERDVVTDAVVATSTTQSAGLWQLREHIPLAQAKAGKNIKHDISLPVSRIADFIDVTAPQLQAAFPGCQLVCFGHLGDGNLHFNVAPPEGISNEDFLANQDKVNRVVHDSVVGFGGSISAEHGIGALKRDELAHYKSAVELNMMRAIKAALDPLGIMNPGKIL; encoded by the coding sequence ATGATGGCGTTTCTACAGGAGTGCCGCGCGCTGCTCGGGGGCGCCTATGTGCTCGACACCGACGCCGACATGGCGCCCTTCCTCACCGATTGGCGCGGACGCTTCACCGGCAAGGCCGCCGCCGTGCTGCGTCCCGGCTCGGTGGACCAGGTGGCAGCGTTGGTGAAGGCTTGCGCGCTACACCGCGTGCCGCTGGTGCCGCAGGGCGGCAACACCGGCCTTGTATTGGGCAGCATCCCAGACGCCAGCGGTACCGCCGTCGTGCTGTCGCTGGCGCGGCTCAACACCATCCGCCAGATCGACACAATCAACCGGACCATGACCGTCGATGCCGGCTGCATCCTCCAGCAAGCGCAGGAAGCCGCCGCCGCCGAGGGCTGCCTGTTTCCGCTGTCGCTGGCGGCCGAGGGCAGCTGCACCATCGGCGGCAACCTGTCCACCAACGCCGGCGGCACGGCGGTTCTCCGCTACGGCAATACGCGCGAGCTGTGTCTCGGGCTGGAAGTGGTCACGCCACAGGGCGAGATCTGGAGCGGCTTGCGCGGCCTGCGCAAGGATAATACCGGCTACGATCTGCGTGACCTGTTCATCGGCGCCGAGGGCACCCTGGGCGTCATCACAGGCGCGGTGCTCAAACTGTACCCGCAGCCCAAGGCCAGCATCACCGCCCTGGCGGCCCTGCCCTCGCCCGCCCACGCGCTGCGATTGCTGGTACTGATGCAGGACCACTGCGGCTCCAGCCTCACCGGTTTCGAACTGATGTCGCGCTACTGCCTGGAGCTGGTGGCACAACAGTTCCCGCAACTGCCCAAGCCCTTCGCCGACGCCCATCCGCAATACGTGCTGCTGGAGCTGTCGAGCAGCGAATCGGAGCGGCACGCGATCGACCTGCTGGAGCGCGCGATCGGCGCGGCGCTGGAGCGCGACGTCGTCACCGACGCCGTGGTGGCGACATCGACCACGCAATCGGCCGGCCTGTGGCAGTTGCGCGAGCATATTCCGCTGGCGCAGGCCAAGGCCGGCAAGAACATCAAACATGACATCTCACTGCCGGTGTCGCGCATCGCCGACTTCATCGACGTCACCGCGCCGCAATTGCAGGCGGCCTTCCCCGGCTGCCAGTTGGTGTGCTTTGGACACTTGGGCGACGGCAACCTGCATTTTAACGTCGCGCCGCCGGAGGGCATTTCCAACGAGGATTTCCTTGCCAACCAGGACAAGGTCAACCGCGTGGTGCACGACAGCGTGGTCGGTTTCGGCGGTTCGATTTCCGCCGAGCACGGCATTGGCGCGCTGAAACGCGACGAACTGGCGCATTACAAATCGGCGGTGGAGCTCAACATGATGCGGGCCATCAAAGCGGCGCTGGACCCGCTGGGTATCATGAATCCCGGGAAAATTCTGTGA
- a CDS encoding YihY family inner membrane protein, protein MRSLSWPEVRDLVLFAHRRLREESLPQVAGSLTFTTVFALVPLLTIALAIFTTFPLFNTFRMSLEAYFVQSVMPKSISTTILNYLTMFASKATRLSAVGAVALIVTSIAMMNLIERVFNRIWRVRGERSWTRRILVYWAIITLGPLLIGVSLTLSSQVFMATVDLFGRVPVLGAIIYTVASLALTTAGFTLLYLAVPNRDVDWQDAAWGGLVAGLAFELAKRGFAIFITQFPTYSKIYGALAALPLFLLWVYVSWVITLIGALLVAALPVVKYERWWHEAQPGGEFVDAMAIIKVLYTACKCGDTALVGAGAIRLRTRLGFDEMDNLLEKMMAEGWVGRVKVDAPPRVQWGKRVSDGTDHWVLLANVEKLTLAEVYRLFVFGGMAVNSGVVAVGDDERDLQAAREAASLAREVENAVETGLGKTLAEHFGPLDCR, encoded by the coding sequence ATGCGCTCGCTGTCCTGGCCGGAGGTGCGCGACCTGGTGCTGTTCGCCCACCGTCGCTTGCGCGAGGAAAGCCTGCCGCAGGTGGCCGGCAGCCTCACGTTCACCACCGTGTTCGCGTTGGTGCCGCTGCTGACCATCGCGCTGGCGATCTTCACCACCTTCCCGTTGTTTAACACCTTCCGTATGTCGCTGGAGGCGTATTTCGTCCAGAGCGTGATGCCGAAGTCGATATCGACGACGATCCTCAATTATCTGACGATGTTCGCCTCCAAGGCCACGCGGCTGTCGGCGGTGGGCGCGGTGGCGCTGATCGTGACGTCGATCGCGATGATGAACCTGATCGAGCGCGTGTTCAACCGCATCTGGCGGGTGCGCGGGGAGCGCAGCTGGACGCGCCGTATCCTGGTCTACTGGGCCATCATCACGCTAGGGCCGTTGCTGATCGGCGTGTCGCTGACGTTGTCGTCGCAGGTGTTCATGGCCACCGTCGATTTGTTCGGCCGGGTGCCGGTGCTGGGTGCGATCATCTACACGGTGGCATCGCTGGCGCTGACCACGGCCGGATTCACCTTGCTGTATCTGGCGGTACCAAACCGCGACGTCGATTGGCAGGACGCGGCCTGGGGCGGCTTGGTGGCCGGCCTGGCGTTCGAACTGGCCAAGCGCGGCTTCGCCATCTTCATCACCCAGTTCCCGACCTATTCGAAGATCTACGGCGCCTTGGCGGCGCTGCCGCTGTTCCTGTTGTGGGTTTACGTCTCGTGGGTGATCACCCTGATCGGGGCGCTGCTGGTGGCCGCGCTGCCGGTGGTGAAGTACGAGCGCTGGTGGCACGAGGCCCAGCCGGGCGGCGAGTTTGTCGACGCCATGGCGATCATCAAGGTGCTCTACACGGCTTGTAAATGCGGCGACACGGCGCTGGTGGGCGCAGGCGCGATCCGCCTGCGCACCCGCCTGGGCTTCGACGAGATGGACAATCTGCTGGAAAAGATGATGGCCGAAGGCTGGGTGGGGCGGGTCAAGGTGGACGCGCCGCCCCGGGTTCAATGGGGCAAGCGAGTCAGCGATGGCACCGATCATTGGGTGCTGCTGGCCAACGTAGAGAAACTGACCCTGGCCGAGGTCTATCGCCTGTTCGTCTTCGGCGGCATGGCGGTCAATTCGGGCGTGGTGGCCGTTGGCGACGACGAACGCGATCTGCAGGCCGCGCGCGAGGCCGCCAGCCTGGCGCGCGAGGTGGAAAATGCCGTCGAGACGGGACTGGGTAAAACCCTGGCCGAACATTTCGGGCCGCTGGACTGCCGATAG
- a CDS encoding CBS domain-containing protein gives MKVSEILQVKGSILYTISPDQPLADAANTMAEKDIGSLVVMEFGDLVGMLTFREVLRALHDNAGTVGGGTVRKHMDDHPITVTPDTEVNEVRRIMLEKHARYLPVMNAKTILGVISFYDVARAVLEAQSFENRMLKAYIRDWPAETADQHPD, from the coding sequence ATGAAAGTCTCCGAAATTCTTCAGGTAAAAGGTAGCATTCTTTATACCATCTCTCCTGACCAGCCCTTGGCGGACGCCGCCAACACCATGGCTGAAAAGGACATCGGCTCGCTGGTCGTCATGGAGTTCGGCGATCTGGTCGGCATGCTGACGTTCCGCGAAGTGCTGCGGGCGTTGCACGACAACGCCGGCACGGTCGGCGGCGGCACCGTGCGCAAGCACATGGACGACCACCCGATCACCGTGACCCCGGACACCGAGGTCAACGAAGTGCGCCGCATCATGCTGGAAAAGCATGCGCGCTATTTGCCGGTGATGAACGCCAAGACCATCCTCGGCGTGATCTCGTTCTACGACGTCGCGCGCGCGGTGCTGGAGGCGCAAAGCTTCGAGAATCGCATGCTCAAGGCGTACATCCGCGACTGGCCGGCCGAGACGGCGGATCAGCATCCGGACTAA
- a CDS encoding DUF2069 domain-containing protein gives MQNAMHRYFHWGAIGSLGLLIVWCVLWEMVLAPLKPGGSWLVLKAAPLLLPLYGVWKRDIYTLQWTSMMILLYFTEGVVRGWSDKDELSSWLAWGEAAIVCVYFVCAIMYLRPYKKAAKKLSKELLDKVKGTTVK, from the coding sequence ATGCAAAACGCGATGCATAGGTATTTTCACTGGGGCGCCATCGGCAGCCTCGGTCTGCTGATAGTCTGGTGCGTGCTGTGGGAGATGGTGCTGGCGCCGCTCAAGCCGGGCGGCTCGTGGCTGGTGCTCAAGGCCGCGCCGCTGCTGCTGCCGCTGTACGGCGTGTGGAAGCGCGACATCTACACCCTTCAGTGGACCTCGATGATGATACTGCTGTACTTCACCGAGGGCGTGGTGCGCGGCTGGAGCGACAAGGACGAGCTGTCCTCATGGCTGGCGTGGGGCGAGGCGGCAATCGTCTGCGTCTACTTCGTCTGCGCGATCATGTATCTGCGCCCGTATAAAAAAGCGGCCAAGAAGCTGTCCAAGGAACTGCTCGACAAGGTGAAGGGCACCACGGTCAAATGA
- a CDS encoding EAL domain-containing protein — MPPPITPLEPSAAKDDQDDLVFLEEHPAAPDASGARNVWRVMIIDDDEDVHSTTTFALGNLDMQHRPLEFVHAYSASQAREMLEYEPEIAVILLDVVMEQDDAGLHLVRYIRETLKLADVRIILRTGQPGYAPEIDAIRDFDINDYKTKSELTRIKLFTTVTSAIRSYEQIRKISDSRRGLTQIVQGSTELMSLHGVKNFAAGVLAQIGALLCQDNSGVLCVKECPDESCHELVVMATSGAYGHLDNTILTADKDPRAYEAMELALLERRNIYRPDSVTLYFAGKASRDFVAHMDVCRQPGEINERLLDVFCSNVAVGLDNVELVSHLHNAAFYDQLSKLPNRTRLVEILDATLAGPSREASTLSLVDLDHFAETNDALGHQFGDLLLVAVAGRLQFELGGQLTVARIGGDIFCLVGDSAQVNPGKILALFQPPFSIDGQDVQLSATLGLVRLSEHEGSGADALKDADIALKRAKSQQRAGHFYFSRSMGVEIRERVRMMHALRTAFGQNQLFVVYQPQIDLATRRPVGAEALLRWQTPDGKFISPDRFIPIAEYSGLIIDLGEWVMRTACRELVDLRKAGHHDFMMSINVSQVQFRHPHFLEMLRKALEDTQAPPQYIELEITESMAMEEPDMLIKMLGQIKQTGVSIAIDDFGTGFSSLSYLQRLQIDRLKIDRAFVTEITGSARGSSIAEMVIQLGRNLGLSVIAEGVEDERQAQILQALGCPLAQGFLFARPMTAAALDGWLSNDALEGAA, encoded by the coding sequence ATCATCGACGATGACGAGGACGTGCACTCGACCACCACCTTCGCGCTCGGCAACCTCGACATGCAGCACCGGCCGCTCGAATTCGTGCACGCGTATTCGGCCAGCCAGGCGCGCGAAATGCTCGAATACGAACCGGAGATCGCCGTCATCCTGCTCGACGTGGTCATGGAACAGGACGACGCCGGCCTGCACCTGGTGCGTTATATCCGCGAGACCCTCAAGCTGGCCGACGTGCGCATCATCCTGCGCACCGGACAGCCCGGCTACGCGCCCGAGATCGACGCCATCCGCGATTTCGACATCAACGATTACAAGACCAAGTCCGAGCTCACCCGCATCAAGCTGTTCACGACAGTGACCTCGGCGATCCGCTCGTACGAGCAGATCCGCAAGATCAGCGACAGCCGGCGCGGCCTGACCCAGATCGTCCAGGGCAGCACTGAACTGATGAGTCTGCACGGCGTGAAGAATTTCGCCGCCGGCGTGCTGGCGCAGATCGGCGCGCTGCTGTGCCAGGACAACAGCGGCGTTCTGTGCGTGAAGGAATGCCCGGACGAGAGCTGCCACGAACTGGTGGTCATGGCCACGTCGGGCGCCTACGGCCACCTCGACAACACCATCCTGACGGCCGACAAGGACCCGCGCGCGTACGAGGCCATGGAACTGGCGCTGCTGGAGCGCCGCAACATCTACCGCCCCGATTCGGTCACGCTGTATTTCGCCGGCAAGGCCAGCCGCGATTTCGTCGCCCACATGGACGTCTGCCGCCAGCCCGGCGAGATCAACGAGCGGCTGCTGGACGTCTTCTGCAGCAACGTCGCCGTCGGCCTCGACAATGTCGAACTGGTCTCGCACCTGCACAACGCCGCCTTCTACGACCAGCTGTCCAAGCTGCCCAACCGCACCCGCCTGGTCGAGATCCTCGACGCCACCCTCGCCGGCCCGTCGCGCGAGGCGTCGACGCTGTCGCTGGTCGACCTCGACCACTTCGCCGAGACCAACGACGCGCTCGGCCACCAGTTCGGCGACCTGCTGCTGGTCGCCGTCGCCGGCCGCTTGCAGTTCGAGCTGGGCGGCCAGTTGACGGTGGCGCGCATCGGCGGCGACATCTTCTGCCTGGTGGGCGACTCGGCGCAAGTCAATCCGGGCAAGATCCTCGCGCTGTTCCAGCCCCCGTTCAGCATCGACGGCCAGGATGTGCAACTGTCGGCCACCCTGGGCCTGGTGCGGCTGTCGGAGCACGAAGGCAGCGGCGCCGACGCCCTGAAGGACGCCGACATCGCCCTCAAGCGCGCCAAATCGCAGCAGCGCGCCGGCCACTTCTACTTCTCGCGCAGCATGGGCGTCGAGATACGCGAACGGGTGCGCATGATGCACGCGCTGCGCACCGCGTTCGGCCAGAACCAGCTGTTCGTCGTCTACCAGCCGCAGATCGACCTCGCCACGCGCCGGCCGGTGGGCGCCGAGGCGCTGCTGCGCTGGCAAACGCCGGACGGCAAGTTCATCTCGCCGGACCGCTTCATCCCGATCGCCGAGTATTCCGGCCTGATCATCGACTTGGGCGAATGGGTCATGCGCACCGCCTGCCGCGAGCTGGTCGACCTGCGCAAGGCCGGGCACCACGACTTCATGATGTCGATCAACGTCTCGCAGGTGCAGTTCCGCCATCCGCACTTCCTGGAGATGCTGCGCAAGGCGCTGGAGGACACGCAGGCGCCGCCGCAATACATCGAGCTGGAGATCACCGAATCGATGGCCATGGAAGAGCCGGACATGCTGATCAAGATGCTGGGCCAGATCAAGCAAACGGGTGTCAGCATCGCCATCGACGACTTCGGCACCGGCTTCTCGTCGCTGTCGTATTTGCAGCGGCTGCAGATCGACCGCCTGAAGATCGACCGCGCCTTCGTCACCGAGATCACCGGTTCCGCGCGCGGCAGCAGCATCGCCGAGATGGTGATCCAGCTTGGCCGCAACCTCGGCCTGTCGGTGATCGCCGAAGGCGTCGAGGACGAGCGCCAGGCGCAGATCCTGCAGGCGCTGGGCTGCCCGCTGGCGCAAGGCTTCCTGTTCGCGCGCCCGATGACGGCCGCCGCGCTCGACGGCTGGCTCAGCAACGACGCCCTCGAAGGCGCCGCGTAA
- the wrbA gene encoding NAD(P)H:quinone oxidoreductase yields the protein MNQPNLIILVLFYSRHGATRKLAELIAQGIESVPGCDARLRTVPAVSTVAEATEADVPAEGAPYVELDDLRECAGIAVGSPTRFGNMAAAMKYFWDGTATEWLAGTLAGKPACVFTSTGSLHGGQESTLLSMMIPLFHHGLMVMGLPYTNPELMTTSSGGTPYGASHWSGLDGKKTITEDEKRLALAQGRRLAETALKLRAAA from the coding sequence ATGAACCAACCTAATCTGATTATTCTTGTATTGTTTTACTCGCGCCATGGCGCCACCCGCAAATTGGCGGAGCTGATCGCGCAGGGTATCGAAAGCGTGCCCGGCTGTGATGCGCGGCTGCGCACCGTCCCCGCCGTCTCGACGGTGGCCGAGGCCACCGAGGCCGACGTGCCGGCCGAGGGCGCGCCCTATGTCGAGCTCGACGATCTGCGGGAATGCGCCGGCATCGCCGTGGGCTCGCCCACCCGCTTCGGCAATATGGCGGCCGCGATGAAGTATTTTTGGGACGGCACCGCCACCGAATGGCTGGCCGGGACCTTGGCGGGCAAGCCGGCGTGCGTGTTCACTTCCACCGGCAGCCTGCACGGCGGCCAGGAATCGACTTTGCTGTCGATGATGATACCCTTGTTCCACCACGGCTTGATGGTGATGGGCCTGCCGTACACGAATCCGGAACTGATGACCACCTCCAGCGGCGGCACGCCCTACGGCGCCAGTCACTGGTCCGGCCTTGATGGCAAAAAGACCATCACCGAAGACGAGAAACGCCTGGCGCTCGCGCAGGGCCGGCGCCTGGCCGAAACGGCACTGAAGCTGCGTGCCGCCGCCTAA